The following are encoded in a window of Mycobacterium decipiens genomic DNA:
- a CDS encoding MBL fold metallo-hydrolase has translation MLHGMHEAGDQIGRSALGAVSSRRSALAAAGLAVAGAGVLGTSACGPAKSPAPPRPATLPDNALITLGVAAGPPPTPNRIGISSVLKIGGAVYVIDCGLGSLNAFTNAGLQFDDLRAIFITHLHTDHIVDYYSFFLSGGFQAPPGRAPIRVYGPGPAGGLPPSELGNPNPATVNPANPAPGLAATTEALHQAFAYTSNIFIRDYGIDNVGDLVKVTEIAVPAGSDFRNRAPNMGPFSVVADDNVSVTATLVSHYDVYPAFGFRFDVKKPAVSVTFSGDTTKSDNLIALARGTDILVHEAMFSLDTAYYGNVFPPNYLPNSHTSAEQVGEVAAAARPKHLILSHYAPDYLPDSQWLDKINKNYSGKTTVARDGQVFAL, from the coding sequence ATGCTGCACGGTATGCACGAGGCCGGCGACCAGATTGGCAGGTCTGCGCTGGGCGCGGTCTCGTCACGGAGGTCCGCCCTGGCCGCGGCGGGGTTAGCCGTCGCCGGCGCAGGCGTTTTGGGCACGTCGGCCTGCGGTCCGGCAAAGTCTCCCGCGCCGCCTCGCCCGGCTACATTGCCCGACAATGCGCTGATCACTCTCGGGGTCGCCGCCGGCCCGCCGCCCACACCCAACCGAATCGGGATCTCGTCGGTGCTGAAAATTGGCGGCGCTGTCTATGTGATCGATTGCGGCCTGGGCTCGCTGAACGCATTCACCAACGCGGGCCTGCAATTCGATGACCTCAGAGCGATTTTTATCACCCACTTGCACACCGACCACATCGTCGACTACTACAGCTTCTTCCTGTCCGGCGGCTTCCAGGCCCCGCCCGGCCGCGCACCGATCCGCGTTTATGGTCCCGGTCCAGCCGGCGGATTGCCGCCAAGCGAACTCGGCAACCCGAATCCAGCCACGGTCAACCCCGCCAACCCGGCGCCAGGGCTCGCCGCGACCACCGAAGCGCTGCACCAAGCCTTCGCTTACACCAGCAACATCTTCATCCGCGACTACGGCATCGATAACGTTGGCGACCTGGTCAAGGTCACCGAGATCGCGGTGCCAGCGGGGTCGGACTTTCGCAACAGAGCGCCGAACATGGGTCCGTTCTCGGTGGTAGCGGACGACAACGTATCGGTCACCGCGACGCTGGTGTCCCACTACGACGTCTACCCCGCATTCGGCTTCCGCTTCGATGTGAAGAAACCGGCTGTGTCCGTTACCTTCTCGGGTGACACCACCAAATCCGACAACCTGATTGCTCTCGCGCGCGGCACAGACATCCTGGTCCACGAGGCGATGTTCAGCCTCGATACCGCCTACTACGGCAACGTTTTCCCGCCGAACTATTTGCCGAACTCGCACACCTCGGCGGAGCAGGTGGGCGAGGTGGCCGCGGCGGCCAGGCCGAAGCATTTGATCCTGAGCCACTACGCCCCCGACTACCTACCCGACTCGCAATGGCTCGACAAGATCAACAAGAACTACTCGGGTAAAACCACCGTCGCAAGGGACGGCCAGGTCTTTGCTCTGTGA
- the pks13 gene encoding polyketide synthase Pks13 (Pks13 is a key enzyme in mycolic acid biosynthesis.), whose protein sequence is MTDVAEPQGSPGADGDAGHPPAKSDLTVPEMRQWLRNWVAKAVGKSPDSIDESVPMVELGLASRDAVAMAADIEDLTGVTLSVAVAFQHPTIESLATRIIEGEPETADDDIDVVDWSRNGPAERVDIAIVGLSTRLPGDMNSPEETWQALLEGRDAITELPEGRWSEFLEEPRLAARVANARTRGGYLSDIKGFDSEFFAVAKTEADNIDPQQRMALELTWEALEHARIPASSLRGTAVGVYVGSSTNDYSFLAVSDPTVAHPYAITGTSSSIIANRVSYFYDFHGPSVTIDTACSSSLVAVHQGVQALRNGEADVVVAGGVNALITPMVTLGFDEIGAVLAPDGRIKSFSADADGYTRSEGGGMLVLKRVDDARRDGDAILAVIAGSAVNHDGRSNGLIAPNQDAQVEVLRRAYKDAGIDPRTVDYIEAHGTGTILGDPIEAEALGRVVGKGRPADRPALLGAIKTNVGHLESAAGAASMAKVVLALQHDKLPPSINFAGPSPYIDFDAMRLKMITTATDWPRYSGYALAGVSSFGFGGANAHLVVREVLPRDVVEREPEPEAAPPVDAAPAEAPALESHSLRFDEYGEIITDAPTNYEAAEAEPELPGVTEEALRLKEIALEELAAQEVTAPLIPLAVSAFLTSRKKAAAAELADWMEGPEGRASSLESIGRSLSRRNHGRSRAVVLARDHDEAITGLRAVAQGKQRPNVFSVDGPVTTGPVWVLAGFGAQHRKMGKSLYLRNEVFAEWIEKVDALVQDELGYSVLELILDDSQDYGIETTQVTIFAIQIALGELLRHHGAKPAAVTGQSLGEAASAYFAGGLSLRDATRAICSRSHLMGEGEAMLFGEYIRLMALVEYSADEIKTVFSDFPDLEVCVYAAPTQTVIGGPPEQVDAIIARAEAEGRFARKFATKGASHTQQMDPLLGELAAELQGIKPMSPTCGIYSTVHEGSYIKPGGDPIHDVDYWKKGLRHSVYFTHGIRNAVDSGHTTFLELAPNPVALMQVGLTTAAAGLHDAQLIPTLARKQDEVSSMISTMAQLYVHGHDLDIRTLFPRPAAGPLGPEDYANIPPTRFKRKEHWLPAHFSGDASVVMPGNHVGLPDGRHVWEYAPRDGKTDLAALVRAAAAQVLPDSQLSAAEQRAVPGEGARLVTTMTRHPGGASVQVHARIDESFTLVYDALVARAGQQGALPTAVGAATAIGVPARAPVAGEVPADDQDAETLSDSLTNRYMPTDMTRWSPESGETIAERLGLIVGSAMGYEPEDLPWEVPLIELGLDSLMAVRIKNRVEYDFDLPPIQLQAVRDANLYNVEKLIEYAVEHRDEVAQLHEHQKTQTAEEIAKAQAELLYGKAGGGTETPAAPEAADAAPPPPASDQPIPPPPTEQSGPSGNGGQPNLAGAAEALNQQAVAAALNSDVPPRDAAERVTFATWAIVTGKSAGGIFNPLPKLDDAAAAKMAQRLSERAEGPISVEDVLTSSNIEALADKVRGYLEAGTIDGFVRTLRARPDGSSNPPVFVFHPAGGSTVVYEPLLNRLPADTPMYGFERVEGSIEERAAAYVPKLIEMQGDGPYILVGWSLGGVLAYACAIGLKRLGKDVAFVGLIDAVRAGEEIPQTKEEIRKRWDRYAAFAEKTFNVTIPEIPYEQLEELDDEGQVRFVLEAVKQSGVEIPAGIVEHQRTSYLDNRAIDTAEIQPYDGHVTLYMADRYHDDAIMFEPRYAVRQPDGGWGEYVSDLEVVPIGGEHIQAIDEPIIAKVGEHMSRALGNIEAKRTSEVGK, encoded by the coding sequence ATGACTGACGTAGCGGAGCCCCAAGGCAGCCCCGGCGCCGACGGAGACGCGGGACACCCGCCCGCCAAGAGCGACCTGACGGTCCCCGAGATGCGCCAGTGGCTGCGCAACTGGGTGGCAAAGGCCGTCGGCAAGTCACCGGATTCGATCGACGAATCGGTGCCGATGGTGGAACTCGGGTTGGCGTCGCGGGACGCCGTGGCGATGGCCGCCGACATCGAAGACCTGACCGGTGTCACGCTGTCGGTGGCGGTGGCCTTCCAACACCCGACCATCGAATCGCTGGCAACGCGGATCATCGAGGGCGAGCCCGAAACCGCCGACGACGACATTGATGTCGTCGATTGGTCGCGCAACGGCCCGGCCGAGCGCGTCGACATCGCGATCGTCGGTTTGTCCACTCGGCTGCCCGGCGACATGAACAGCCCCGAAGAGACCTGGCAGGCGTTGCTGGAAGGTCGCGACGCGATCACCGAGCTGCCCGAGGGGCGCTGGTCGGAATTCCTCGAAGAGCCGCGGCTGGCCGCGCGCGTCGCGAACGCCCGCACCCGCGGCGGCTACCTGTCGGACATCAAGGGCTTCGACTCGGAGTTCTTCGCGGTGGCCAAGACCGAAGCCGACAACATCGATCCGCAGCAGCGCATGGCGCTGGAGCTGACCTGGGAAGCGCTCGAGCACGCCCGCATCCCGGCGTCCAGCCTGCGCGGTACCGCGGTCGGCGTCTACGTCGGCAGCTCCACCAACGACTACAGCTTCCTGGCCGTCTCCGACCCGACGGTTGCGCACCCCTACGCGATCACCGGCACCAGTAGCTCGATCATCGCCAACCGGGTGTCCTACTTCTACGACTTCCACGGCCCGTCGGTCACCATCGACACCGCGTGCTCGAGTTCGCTCGTGGCTGTCCACCAGGGGGTGCAGGCGCTGCGCAACGGCGAGGCCGACGTGGTCGTCGCCGGCGGGGTGAACGCGTTGATCACGCCCATGGTGACCTTGGGCTTCGACGAGATTGGCGCGGTGTTGGCTCCCGACGGCCGGATCAAGTCGTTCTCCGCCGACGCCGACGGCTACACCCGCTCCGAGGGCGGCGGAATGCTGGTGCTCAAGCGGGTGGATGATGCCCGTCGCGACGGCGATGCGATCTTGGCCGTGATCGCGGGCAGCGCGGTCAACCACGACGGCCGGTCCAACGGCCTGATCGCGCCCAACCAGGACGCGCAGGTCGAGGTGCTGCGCCGGGCCTACAAGGACGCCGGCATCGATCCGCGCACCGTCGACTACATCGAGGCGCACGGCACCGGCACCATCCTGGGTGACCCGATCGAGGCCGAGGCGCTGGGCCGCGTCGTTGGTAAGGGGCGTCCCGCCGACCGGCCCGCGCTGCTGGGCGCGATAAAGACCAACGTCGGACACCTGGAGTCGGCGGCCGGTGCGGCCAGTATGGCCAAGGTGGTGCTGGCGCTGCAGCATGACAAGCTGCCGCCGTCGATCAATTTCGCTGGACCCAGCCCGTACATCGACTTCGATGCGATGCGCCTGAAGATGATCACCACGGCAACCGATTGGCCGCGCTACAGCGGTTACGCGCTGGCCGGGGTGTCCAGCTTCGGCTTCGGCGGTGCCAACGCGCACCTGGTGGTGCGCGAGGTCCTGCCGCGCGACGTTGTCGAGCGGGAACCGGAGCCCGAAGCCGCGCCACCCGTAGACGCGGCACCCGCTGAGGCGCCCGCGCTGGAAAGCCACTCGTTGCGGTTCGACGAGTACGGCGAGATCATCACCGACGCACCCACCAATTACGAAGCCGCGGAGGCCGAGCCCGAACTGCCCGGCGTGACCGAGGAGGCGCTGCGGCTCAAGGAAATCGCGCTGGAAGAGCTTGCGGCACAAGAAGTTACGGCACCTTTGATCCCGCTGGCGGTGTCGGCCTTTCTGACCTCGCGCAAGAAGGCCGCCGCCGCCGAGCTGGCGGACTGGATGGAGGGCCCCGAAGGGCGCGCCTCGTCGCTGGAATCGATCGGCCGGTCGCTGTCGCGGCGCAATCACGGCCGATCCCGCGCGGTGGTGCTGGCTCGCGACCACGACGAGGCCATCACGGGTCTGCGGGCGGTCGCGCAGGGCAAGCAGCGGCCGAATGTGTTCAGCGTCGACGGGCCGGTCACCACCGGCCCGGTGTGGGTGCTGGCCGGGTTCGGCGCGCAGCACCGCAAGATGGGCAAGAGCCTGTATTTGCGCAACGAGGTCTTCGCCGAGTGGATCGAGAAGGTCGACGCGCTGGTCCAAGACGAACTGGGCTACTCGGTGCTCGAGCTGATCCTCGACGACTCGCAGGACTACGGCATCGAAACCACGCAGGTCACCATCTTCGCGATCCAGATCGCGCTGGGTGAGCTGCTCCGCCATCACGGCGCCAAGCCCGCCGCGGTGACCGGCCAGTCGCTGGGCGAGGCCGCGTCGGCCTACTTCGCCGGCGGCCTGTCATTGCGCGATGCCACCCGTGCCATCTGCTCCCGCTCGCATCTGATGGGCGAGGGCGAGGCCATGCTGTTCGGCGAATACATCCGGCTGATGGCGCTGGTGGAATACTCCGCCGACGAGATCAAGACGGTGTTCTCCGACTTCCCGGATCTGGAGGTGTGCGTCTACGCGGCACCCACCCAGACCGTCATCGGCGGCCCGCCCGAGCAGGTTGACGCGATCATCGCCCGCGCGGAAGCCGAGGGCCGCTTCGCCCGCAAATTCGCGACCAAGGGCGCCAGCCACACCCAGCAGATGGACCCGCTGCTCGGCGAGCTCGCCGCGGAACTGCAGGGGATCAAGCCGATGAGCCCGACGTGCGGCATCTACTCGACGGTGCACGAGGGTAGCTACATCAAGCCCGGTGGCGACCCCATCCACGATGTCGACTACTGGAAGAAGGGCCTGCGCCACAGCGTCTACTTCACCCACGGGATCCGCAACGCCGTCGACAGCGGCCACACCACCTTCCTGGAGCTCGCACCCAACCCGGTGGCGTTGATGCAGGTGGGCCTGACCACTGCGGCGGCCGGGTTGCATGACGCGCAGCTGATCCCGACGCTGGCCCGCAAGCAGGACGAGGTCTCCTCGATGATCTCGACCATGGCGCAGCTCTACGTGCACGGCCACGATCTGGACATTCGGACTCTGTTTCCCCGGCCTGCCGCCGGGCCGCTGGGGCCCGAGGACTACGCCAACATCCCGCCGACTCGGTTCAAGCGCAAGGAGCACTGGCTGCCCGCGCACTTCTCCGGGGACGCTTCGGTGGTCATGCCGGGCAACCATGTTGGGCTGCCGGATGGCCGGCACGTCTGGGAGTACGCGCCGCGGGACGGCAAGACGGATCTGGCCGCGTTGGTGAGAGCCGCTGCGGCGCAAGTGCTTCCGGACAGCCAATTGAGCGCCGCGGAGCAGCGGGCGGTGCCCGGCGAGGGCGCCCGGCTGGTGACAACGATGACTCGCCATCCCGGTGGCGCCTCCGTTCAGGTGCACGCCCGCATCGACGAATCGTTCACGCTGGTCTACGACGCGCTGGTGGCGCGCGCCGGGCAGCAGGGCGCATTGCCGACCGCGGTGGGCGCGGCGACGGCGATCGGGGTTCCGGCGCGAGCGCCCGTCGCCGGGGAAGTTCCCGCGGACGACCAAGACGCGGAAACCCTGTCGGACAGTCTCACCAACCGCTACATGCCGACCGACATGACCAGATGGTCACCGGAATCCGGCGAGACCATCGCCGAGCGGCTGGGTCTGATCGTCGGGTCGGCCATGGGTTACGAGCCCGAGGACCTGCCGTGGGAGGTGCCGCTGATCGAGCTGGGCCTGGACTCGCTGATGGCGGTGCGGATCAAGAACCGGGTCGAGTACGACTTCGACCTGCCGCCGATCCAGTTGCAGGCGGTGCGCGACGCCAACCTCTACAACGTCGAGAAGCTGATCGAGTACGCGGTCGAGCACCGTGATGAGGTCGCCCAACTGCACGAGCATCAGAAGACGCAGACGGCCGAGGAGATCGCCAAGGCGCAGGCCGAACTGCTGTACGGCAAGGCGGGCGGCGGCACCGAAACCCCGGCGGCCCCGGAGGCGGCGGATGCCGCGCCGCCACCGCCGGCGTCGGACCAGCCGATCCCGCCGCCGCCGACGGAGCAGTCGGGGCCGTCGGGCAATGGCGGGCAGCCGAACCTCGCCGGAGCGGCCGAAGCGCTCAATCAGCAGGCCGTCGCCGCCGCGCTGAACTCCGACGTGCCCCCACGCGACGCCGCCGAGCGGGTCACTTTCGCCACCTGGGCGATCGTCACGGGGAAGTCGGCCGGCGGCATCTTCAACCCGCTGCCCAAGCTGGATGATGCCGCGGCGGCCAAGATGGCGCAGCGTCTCTCCGAGCGTGCCGAGGGCCCGATCAGCGTCGAGGACGTGCTGACGTCGTCCAACATCGAGGCGCTGGCCGACAAGGTGCGTGGCTACCTGGAGGCCGGCACGATCGACGGGTTCGTCCGTACCCTGCGGGCGCGGCCGGACGGCAGCTCGAACCCCCCGGTGTTCGTGTTCCATCCGGCCGGTGGCTCGACGGTGGTTTACGAGCCGCTGCTAAACCGGTTGCCGGCGGACACCCCGATGTACGGCTTCGAACGGGTCGAGGGGTCGATCGAAGAACGTGCGGCGGCCTACGTGCCCAAGCTGATCGAGATGCAGGGCGACGGGCCCTACATTCTGGTCGGCTGGTCGCTGGGCGGTGTGCTGGCCTACGCGTGTGCGATCGGGCTGAAACGGTTGGGTAAGGACGTCGCGTTCGTGGGTCTGATCGACGCGGTGCGCGCCGGCGAGGAGATTCCACAGACCAAGGAGGAGATCCGCAAGCGCTGGGACCGCTACGCCGCCTTCGCCGAGAAGACGTTCAACGTCACCATACCGGAGATCCCTTACGAGCAGCTCGAAGAGCTGGACGACGAGGGTCAGGTCCGGTTTGTGCTGGAGGCCGTGAAGCAGAGCGGTGTGGAGATTCCGGCCGGCATCGTCGAACACCAGCGCACCTCGTATCTGGACAACCGGGCGATCGACACCGCCGAGATCCAGCCGTACGACGGCCACGTCACCCTCTATATGGCCGATCGCTACCATGACGACGCGATCATGTTCGAGCCGCGGTACGCCGTTCGCCAGCCGGACGGCGGCTGGGGCGAGTACGTTTCCGACCTCGAGGTCGTGCCGATCGGTGGCGAGCACATTCAGGCCATCGACGAGCCGATCATCGCCAAGGTGGGTGAACACATGAGCCGCGCGCTCGGCAACATCGAGGCGAAGCGGACAAGTGAGGTAGGCAAGTAG
- a CDS encoding acyl-CoA dehydrogenase family protein, translating into MREYDLEDVDRLPFSTPEKAQRYQTDNYRGAAGLNWYRTDPTLQFTMAYYLRPDELTFAEPHLTRIGELMGGPVTRWAEDTDRHPPQLERYDRWGHDISRVVMPESFTQSKRAILDAQQALRDGARRAGMNPSLALFAANYLLNQADIGMACALGTGGNMVRSLVTAYAPPEVRDFVLGKLNSGEWDGEAAQLMTERTGGSDLGALETTARRSASSGDTWLLNGFKWFASNCAGEAFVVLAKPEGAPDSTRGVATFLVLRTRRDGSRNGVRIRRLKDKLGTRSVASGEIEFVDAEAFLLSGEPSADAGPADGKGLGRMMELTNKLRLGTASFALGNARRALVESLCYARQRQAFGGALIDKPLIRRKLAEMIVDVEATQALVFDGTGARNHRQPRSMPQRIAVPVTKLKVCRLGITAASDAVEMHGGNGYIETWPVARLLRDAQVNTIWEGSDNILCLDVRRGIEQTRAHEPLLARMRDAVSVSDDDDTTRLVSARIEDLDAAITAWAKLDRGLAEARLFPLAVFMGDVYAGALLTEQAAWERETRGSDRKALVARLHAQRYLADRGPLRGIDVESDEALERFDELAAGAFTM; encoded by the coding sequence ATGCGGGAGTACGACCTGGAGGACGTCGACCGGCTGCCCTTTTCGACTCCGGAGAAGGCGCAGCGCTACCAAACGGACAACTACCGCGGAGCCGCCGGACTCAACTGGTATCGCACGGACCCGACCCTGCAGTTCACCATGGCGTACTACCTGCGGCCCGACGAATTGACGTTCGCCGAACCCCACCTGACTCGGATCGGTGAGCTGATGGGCGGGCCGGTGACGCGCTGGGCCGAGGACACCGACCGGCATCCCCCGCAGCTCGAGCGCTATGACCGGTGGGGCCATGACATCAGCCGGGTGGTGATGCCGGAATCGTTCACCCAATCCAAGCGCGCCATCCTGGACGCCCAGCAAGCCCTGCGGGACGGCGCCCGGCGAGCGGGCATGAACCCGTCGCTTGCGCTTTTCGCAGCCAACTATCTGCTCAACCAGGCCGACATCGGGATGGCCTGCGCGCTCGGCACCGGGGGCAACATGGTGCGGTCTCTGGTGACCGCCTACGCACCGCCCGAAGTTCGCGACTTCGTCCTGGGCAAGCTCAATTCCGGCGAGTGGGACGGCGAGGCGGCGCAGCTGATGACCGAGCGTACCGGCGGCTCCGATCTAGGGGCGCTGGAGACCACCGCGCGAAGGTCGGCAAGTAGCGGTGACACCTGGCTGCTCAACGGGTTCAAATGGTTTGCGTCCAATTGCGCCGGCGAGGCGTTCGTCGTGCTGGCCAAACCCGAGGGGGCTCCGGACTCGACCCGCGGTGTGGCGACTTTCCTGGTGCTGCGGACGCGCCGGGACGGTTCCCGCAACGGTGTGCGCATCCGGCGGCTGAAGGACAAGCTCGGCACCCGCTCGGTTGCCTCGGGTGAAATCGAGTTCGTCGACGCCGAAGCCTTTCTGCTGTCCGGCGAGCCCAGCGCCGACGCGGGCCCCGCCGACGGCAAGGGACTCGGCCGAATGATGGAGCTGACCAACAAGTTGCGGTTGGGCACCGCCTCGTTCGCCCTCGGCAACGCGCGTCGTGCCCTGGTCGAGTCGCTGTGTTATGCGCGGCAGCGACAAGCCTTTGGCGGGGCGCTGATCGACAAACCGCTGATCCGGCGCAAGCTCGCCGAGATGATCGTCGACGTCGAGGCCACCCAAGCGTTGGTGTTCGACGGCACCGGTGCCCGCAACCATCGCCAGCCCAGGAGCATGCCGCAACGCATCGCCGTGCCGGTCACCAAGCTCAAGGTCTGCCGGTTAGGGATTACCGCGGCGTCGGACGCGGTCGAGATGCACGGCGGCAATGGCTACATCGAGACGTGGCCGGTGGCGCGGCTGCTACGCGACGCACAGGTGAACACCATCTGGGAGGGCTCCGACAACATCCTCTGTCTGGATGTGCGCCGCGGCATTGAACAGACACGGGCCCATGAGCCGCTGCTGGCGCGCATGCGCGACGCGGTGTCGGTGTCCGATGACGACGACACCACGCGCCTGGTGTCTGCGCGCATCGAGGATCTCGACGCGGCTATCACCGCATGGGCGAAACTAGACCGGGGCTTGGCCGAGGCGCGGCTGTTCCCGCTTGCGGTGTTCATGGGTGACGTCTATGCCGGTGCGCTGCTCACCGAGCAGGCGGCCTGGGAGCGGGAGACCCGCGGCAGCGACCGAAAGGCGCTGGTGGCCCGGCTGCACGCGCAGCGATATCTGGCCGACCGGGGGCCGCTGCGCGGTATCGACGTCGAATCCGACGAAGCGCTGGAGCGTTTCGATGAACTCGCAGCAGGCGCGTTCACGATGTAG
- a CDS encoding acetamidase/formamidase family protein produces MPPLHTGSGDIGGDTYLNATTGTWRWGRLPCAGAAPVVTMNSGQTVTVDTVSHEGLLDDQGADPVAFFGEYGIGPNEILDDVRELTGVSLARSDGDGPHVVLGPISVAGARPGDVLCVEQLALTRRVDYGIISNRHGLGVLAGEMPESSDRVSILGRVGSDGRGYLTAATGRPLAFDLNLQLGLIGVTPGAGPALPSTPPGDYGGNLDIRYLGVGSTLLLPVQVPEAGLYLGDPHFAQGNGEVALTALEAPLRADLRVTVLADRDARRLAEVLASPWAQTSTHTILVGLGATLDEAMRDSVRRALAYVCEVTGADRASALAFLSAAANFEVTQAVNRVVGVHCQVRTADLR; encoded by the coding sequence ATGCCGCCGCTGCACACCGGCTCCGGTGACATCGGGGGCGACACCTATCTGAACGCGACTACTGGCACCTGGCGGTGGGGACGGTTGCCGTGTGCCGGTGCTGCCCCCGTCGTGACGATGAACAGCGGCCAGACCGTCACCGTGGACACCGTCAGCCACGAAGGCTTGCTAGATGACCAGGGCGCCGACCCGGTCGCGTTCTTCGGTGAGTACGGCATCGGCCCGAACGAGATCCTCGACGACGTTCGCGAACTGACCGGCGTGTCGCTGGCACGCAGCGACGGCGACGGGCCGCACGTGGTTCTCGGGCCGATCAGCGTCGCCGGCGCCCGCCCCGGCGATGTGTTGTGCGTCGAGCAGCTCGCCCTCACCCGTCGCGTCGATTACGGCATCATCAGCAACCGCCATGGCCTGGGGGTGCTGGCCGGTGAGATGCCCGAATCGTCGGACCGGGTTTCGATCCTGGGGCGGGTGGGTTCGGACGGGCGCGGCTACCTCACCGCGGCGACCGGGCGCCCGTTGGCATTCGACCTGAACCTGCAGCTGGGCCTGATCGGCGTCACACCCGGTGCTGGGCCGGCGCTGCCGTCTACCCCGCCCGGTGACTACGGCGGCAACCTCGACATCCGCTACCTGGGTGTGGGCAGCACATTGCTGCTGCCGGTGCAGGTGCCGGAAGCTGGTCTCTACCTGGGTGACCCGCACTTCGCGCAGGGCAACGGGGAGGTCGCTCTCACGGCGCTGGAGGCACCGTTGCGGGCGGACCTGCGGGTGACGGTGCTCGCCGACCGCGACGCGCGCCGGCTCGCGGAAGTGCTGGCCTCGCCGTGGGCGCAGACGTCCACCCACACCATCCTGGTCGGTCTGGGCGCCACCCTGGACGAAGCCATGCGGGATAGTGTGCGGCGTGCCCTGGCCTATGTATGCGAGGTGACCGGTGCCGATCGCGCATCAGCGCTGGCGTTCTTGTCGGCGGCGGCCAACTTCGAGGTGACGCAGGCCGTCAACAGGGTGGTGGGTGTGCATTGCCAGGTGCGGACGGCCGATCTCCGGTAA
- a CDS encoding acyl-CoA carboxylase subunit beta, with protein sequence MASAPIQHTTAEKLAELRARLDLAKEPGGEKAAAKRDKKGIPSARARIYELVDPGTFMETGALCRTPGDPNALYGDGVVTGHGMINGRPVGVFSHDQTVFGGTVGEMFGRKVARLMEWCAMVGCPIVGINDSGGARIQDAVTSLAWYAELGRRHELLSGLVPQISIILGKCAGGAVYSPIQTDLVVAVRDQGYMFVTGPDVIKDVTGEDVSLDELGGADYQAGYGNIHQVVESEAAAFGYVRDFLSFLPSNCFDKPPVVNPGLEPEITAHDLELDSIVPDSDNMAYDMHEILLRIFDDGDFLDVAAQAGQAIITGYARVDGRPVGVVANQPMHMSGAIDNEASDKAARFIRFSDAFGIPLVFVVDTPGFLPGVEQEKNGIIKRGGRFLYAVVEADVPKVTITIRKSYGGAYAVMGSKQLTADLNFAWPTARIAVIGADGAAQLLMKRFPDPNAPEAQAIRKSFVENYNLNMAIPWIAAERGFIDAVVDPHDTRLLLRKSMHLLRDKQLWWRVGRKHGLIPV encoded by the coding sequence ATGGCGTCAGCTCCCATCCAGCACACCACCGCCGAAAAGTTGGCTGAGCTGCGCGCTCGCCTGGACTTGGCGAAGGAGCCCGGCGGTGAGAAGGCGGCCGCCAAGCGCGACAAAAAGGGCATCCCGAGTGCGCGTGCGCGCATCTACGAGCTGGTCGACCCGGGCACCTTCATGGAGACGGGGGCGCTGTGCCGCACCCCGGGTGACCCCAACGCGCTCTACGGCGACGGCGTGGTCACCGGGCACGGGATGATCAACGGCCGACCGGTCGGGGTGTTCTCCCACGACCAGACGGTGTTCGGCGGCACGGTCGGTGAGATGTTCGGCCGCAAGGTAGCGCGGCTGATGGAGTGGTGCGCGATGGTCGGCTGCCCGATCGTCGGTATCAACGACTCGGGCGGTGCCCGCATCCAAGATGCGGTTACCTCGCTGGCCTGGTACGCCGAGCTGGGCCGCCGGCACGAGTTGCTGTCCGGACTGGTTCCCCAAATTTCCATTATTCTCGGCAAATGCGCTGGGGGAGCGGTGTATTCGCCGATCCAGACGGACCTGGTGGTCGCGGTGCGCGACCAGGGCTACATGTTCGTCACCGGGCCCGACGTCATCAAAGACGTCACCGGCGAGGACGTCAGCCTCGACGAGTTGGGCGGCGCCGACTACCAGGCCGGTTACGGAAATATCCACCAGGTGGTGGAGTCCGAGGCCGCCGCCTTCGGCTACGTGCGCGACTTCCTGTCGTTTCTGCCGTCCAACTGCTTCGACAAGCCGCCGGTCGTGAATCCCGGGCTGGAGCCCGAAATCACCGCCCATGATCTTGAGCTCGACTCGATCGTGCCGGATTCCGACAACATGGCCTACGACATGCACGAGATCCTGCTGCGGATTTTCGACGACGGCGACTTCCTCGACGTCGCCGCCCAGGCCGGGCAGGCGATCATCACCGGCTACGCGCGGGTCGACGGCCGCCCGGTGGGCGTGGTGGCCAACCAGCCCATGCACATGTCGGGGGCGATCGACAACGAAGCGTCCGACAAGGCCGCACGGTTTATCCGGTTCTCCGATGCCTTCGGCATCCCGCTGGTCTTCGTCGTGGACACACCCGGGTTTCTGCCCGGGGTGGAGCAGGAGAAGAACGGGATCATCAAGCGCGGCGGGCGGTTCCTGTACGCGGTGGTCGAGGCCGACGTGCCTAAGGTGACGATCACCATCCGCAAGTCCTACGGCGGCGCGTACGCCGTGATGGGATCCAAGCAGCTGACCGCCGACCTGAACTTCGCCTGGCCAACCGCCCGCATCGCGGTGATCGGCGCCGACGGAGCCGCCCAGCTGCTGATGAAGCGCTTTCCGGACCCGAATGCGCCGGAAGCGCAAGCGATCCGGAAGAGCTTCGTCGAGAACTACAACCTCAACATGGCGATCCCGTGGATCGCTGCCGAACGCGGGTTCATCGACGCCGTCGTCGACCCGCACGACACCCGGCTGCTGCTGCGCAAATCCATGCACCTGCTGCGGGACAAGCAGCTGTGGTGGCGGGTTGGACGCAAGCACGGACTGATCCCGGTTTAG